A region from the Brachyspira hampsonii genome encodes:
- the lpxD gene encoding UDP-3-O-(3-hydroxymyristoyl)glucosamine N-acyltransferase — MKIKDIYNFIQAKKIIGDENKEISTLSPINEIIENSIVCIDNNKYLEAALNSKANALILREDAANEIKDLKNKTALIHNNPKEAFIKLLYFLFEDKKYPLGTIEPTAIIKENTNISDNTYIGDNVHIGKNTVVGKGTVIEANVFLGDNVVIGENCTIYANVSIHDRCIVKDRVIIGSSTVIGNDGFGFFEVNGKQMKIPQRGNVVIENDVELGANVCIDRATLGSTIIREGVKIDNLVQIAHNCDIGEHSIIVSQVGIAGSSKIGNHCILGGQAALADHVTLGDRVIFGGRTAVMSNVKIPSNSIMLGAPAQNIEREKLRMIAEQKLPELINLVEERFEVKIKRVK; from the coding sequence ATGAAAATCAAAGATATATATAATTTTATACAAGCAAAAAAAATAATAGGAGATGAAAATAAAGAAATAAGCACACTATCTCCTATTAATGAAATTATAGAAAACTCCATAGTATGTATAGATAATAATAAATATCTTGAAGCTGCATTAAACAGTAAGGCAAACGCATTAATATTAAGAGAAGATGCCGCCAATGAAATAAAAGATTTAAAAAATAAAACAGCATTAATACATAATAATCCTAAAGAAGCATTTATTAAATTACTTTACTTTTTATTTGAAGATAAAAAATATCCTCTCGGTACAATAGAACCTACTGCTATAATAAAAGAAAATACTAATATATCAGATAATACATATATTGGAGACAATGTACATATAGGAAAAAACACAGTTGTCGGAAAAGGAACTGTTATAGAAGCTAATGTATTTTTGGGGGACAATGTAGTTATAGGAGAAAACTGCACTATATATGCAAATGTATCTATTCATGACAGATGTATAGTAAAAGACAGAGTTATAATTGGTTCTTCTACTGTTATAGGAAATGACGGATTCGGTTTCTTTGAAGTTAATGGAAAACAGATGAAAATACCTCAAAGGGGAAATGTTGTTATAGAAAATGATGTTGAGCTTGGGGCAAATGTATGTATAGACAGAGCAACATTAGGTTCTACAATAATAAGGGAAGGAGTAAAAATAGATAATTTAGTTCAAATAGCACATAACTGCGATATAGGAGAGCATTCTATAATAGTTTCTCAAGTAGGAATAGCTGGAAGTTCTAAAATAGGAAATCATTGTATATTAGGCGGACAGGCTGCCTTAGCCGATCATGTTACTCTTGGAGACAGGGTAATATTTGGAGGAAGAACTGCTGTAATGTCAAATGTTAAAATTCCTTCTAATTCTATTATGCTTGGAGCTCCTGCACAAAATATAGAAAGAGAAAAATTAAGAATGATTGCAGAACAAAAATTACCTGAATTAATTAATTTAGTTGAAGAGCGTTTTGAAGTAAAAATAAAAAGAGTTAAATAA
- a CDS encoding OmpH family outer membrane protein, whose protein sequence is MKKYYIMSLLFIAVLTVSIVSPRVFTQSYRLTKVGYIDLERVIKELTSDDEFVEKLKTKLEEYKTRDAMQTNMEDTSIAQNRDYSLRGEVKRQVANSLMSIVKKEGYTLILERTEHAILYADRNFDITEAVIANVKASLQK, encoded by the coding sequence ATGAAAAAGTATTATATTATGAGTTTATTATTTATAGCAGTGCTTACAGTATCTATTGTTAGTCCTAGAGTTTTTACTCAATCCTACAGACTCACAAAGGTTGGATATATCGATCTTGAAAGAGTAATCAAAGAACTCACTAGCGATGATGAATTTGTTGAAAAATTAAAAACTAAATTAGAAGAATACAAAACAAGAGATGCCATGCAGACAAACATGGAAGATACTTCTATAGCTCAAAACAGAGATTATTCTTTGAGAGGAGAGGTAAAAAGACAAGTTGCTAACTCTCTTATGTCTATAGTAAAAAAAGAAGGATATACTTTAATATTAGAAAGAACAGAACATGCTATTCTTTATGCTGATAGAAATTTTGATATAACAGAAGCAGTTATAGCTAATGTTAAAGCTTCTCTTCAAAAATAA
- the bamA gene encoding outer membrane protein assembly factor BamA has protein sequence MNFIKKNCIILFSFLLLAVSLLISAESDFENLQTARNIAVYEGLTINRIDVTGEVRITKEQIINNFPIKSGSKFQRTQINEAIKKLFDSQLFDRVAIDANREGDGVVLNIIVAERFIIKDIEYIGNKRLSRTALNDAVKPIMKAGDPYIPQKLNDAVNAIITNYQDKGYLKAYVEPKVIENKDNSDVLIQMNIVEGNEVKVAHIRFHGNTHFTDNELKRQMSTKENGFMTLGKFNEFTFDGDKDKIVKYYADRGYYRAKVDNVKFTYQWRNPEIKNEQDLIIDIYLTEGDKYYFGDIGFKGNFIISSDNIQKDIKSKKGALYNYSYHMADYQGIQNKYSERGYIFRQVIPVINVNEENKIVNIMYDIVENDKVHIENITISGNTKTKDFVIERYVDIKPGEVFNTTKIQRVQERLYNTQFFDNINLGVKPGSAEGLMELSLNVTEGRTAMVSGGGGFSTGSGFKVFASIRENNFLGRGLQLGLSGELGQQQKRIAVNFAEPYLLNLPIYLGIDLSYFNEGVNTGYEIGTDQFGIPKYSYYTRHGFEGIVRLGYYFADYYSTFITFDTIVQQYQQWYDQGASDAGPNYVLSDVKKYLTHRVNKKDGSFERWESDWFTTFIVSYSLIRDSRNDYLNPTRGSFLRGMVDFYFGHTQLMRLSATGFLAVPATDWLSFAFYGELGQIIATPGLSLKNDADVLYYLNPFEDVRGWDTSKYTIFKKNRGLSTYDMKGENNSTDSWSYGRAKVRFFAELRIPIVPKTLGFVTFFDAGQLWMPYSTGWNQDGDAHTYPSQFMKIEDIFDPSQYIYSVGFGFRLTIPIFNIRFYVAKRFVYNKNDVGFGKGLQDFEGDTFTPLGAWLGRGWGIAFTMNHPFY, from the coding sequence GTGAATTTTATTAAGAAAAATTGTATTATTCTATTTTCATTTCTTTTACTTGCGGTATCATTGCTGATATCTGCAGAAAGCGACTTTGAAAATTTACAAACCGCAAGAAATATAGCTGTATATGAAGGTCTTACAATAAATCGTATAGATGTTACAGGTGAAGTAAGAATTACAAAGGAACAAATAATAAATAATTTTCCTATAAAATCCGGAAGTAAATTTCAAAGAACACAAATAAATGAAGCTATCAAAAAATTATTTGATAGTCAGTTATTTGACAGAGTAGCAATAGATGCTAACAGAGAAGGGGACGGAGTAGTTTTAAATATCATAGTAGCAGAAAGGTTTATAATAAAAGACATAGAATATATAGGAAATAAAAGATTAAGCAGAACTGCACTTAATGATGCTGTAAAGCCTATAATGAAAGCTGGGGATCCTTATATACCGCAGAAATTAAATGATGCTGTTAATGCTATTATAACTAATTATCAGGATAAAGGATACTTAAAAGCGTATGTTGAGCCAAAAGTGATAGAGAACAAAGATAATTCTGATGTTTTAATACAGATGAATATAGTAGAAGGTAATGAAGTTAAAGTTGCCCACATAAGATTCCATGGAAATACTCACTTTACAGATAATGAATTAAAAAGACAAATGTCAACTAAAGAAAATGGGTTTATGACACTTGGAAAATTTAATGAGTTTACATTTGATGGAGATAAAGATAAAATTGTTAAGTATTATGCTGACAGAGGATATTACAGAGCTAAAGTTGATAATGTAAAGTTTACATATCAATGGAGAAATCCTGAGATAAAAAATGAGCAGGATTTAATAATAGATATATATCTTACAGAAGGAGATAAATATTATTTTGGAGATATAGGATTTAAAGGAAACTTTATTATATCTTCTGATAATATACAAAAAGATATAAAATCAAAAAAAGGGGCATTATACAATTATTCATATCATATGGCAGATTATCAGGGTATACAAAATAAATACTCTGAAAGAGGATATATATTCAGACAAGTTATACCTGTAATTAATGTTAATGAAGAAAATAAAATAGTAAATATAATGTATGACATAGTTGAAAATGATAAAGTACATATAGAAAATATTACTATATCCGGAAATACAAAGACTAAAGATTTTGTTATAGAAAGATATGTAGATATAAAACCGGGAGAAGTATTTAACACTACAAAAATACAAAGAGTACAGGAGAGATTATATAATACTCAATTCTTTGATAATATTAATTTAGGAGTAAAACCGGGTTCTGCTGAAGGACTTATGGAATTAAGTTTGAATGTAACTGAAGGAAGAACTGCTATGGTATCCGGAGGCGGCGGTTTCTCTACAGGTTCAGGATTTAAAGTATTCGCTTCTATTAGAGAGAACAATTTCTTGGGAAGAGGTTTGCAGTTAGGATTAAGCGGTGAATTAGGACAGCAGCAAAAGCGTATAGCGGTTAATTTTGCAGAGCCTTATTTACTTAATCTGCCTATATATTTGGGTATTGATTTATCATACTTTAATGAAGGAGTGAATACAGGCTATGAAATAGGTACAGATCAATTCGGAATACCTAAATACTCATACTATACTAGACATGGTTTTGAAGGTATAGTAAGACTTGGTTATTATTTTGCTGATTATTATTCTACATTCATAACATTTGATACTATAGTACAGCAGTATCAGCAATGGTATGATCAGGGAGCCAGCGATGCAGGACCTAATTATGTTCTTAGCGATGTAAAAAAATATTTGACCCACAGAGTTAATAAAAAAGACGGTTCATTTGAAAGATGGGAAAGTGATTGGTTTACAACATTTATTGTTTCATATTCTTTAATTAGAGACAGCAGAAATGATTATCTGAACCCTACTAGAGGAAGTTTCTTAAGAGGTATGGTGGATTTCTATTTTGGGCATACACAGCTTATGAGATTAAGTGCTACAGGATTTTTGGCTGTTCCTGCTACAGATTGGCTGTCGTTTGCATTCTATGGGGAATTAGGACAGATAATTGCCACTCCGGGACTTTCTTTGAAAAATGATGCCGATGTACTTTATTATCTTAACCCATTTGAAGATGTACGCGGTTGGGATACTTCTAAATACACTATATTTAAGAAAAACAGAGGACTTTCCACTTATGATATGAAAGGGGAAAACAATTCTACAGATTCTTGGAGTTACGGAAGAGCTAAAGTTAGATTCTTTGCGGAACTTCGTATACCTATTGTTCCTAAAACTTTAGGATTTGTTACTTTCTTCGATGCAGGACAATTATGGATGCCTTACAGTACAGGATGGAATCAGGACGGAGATGCTCATACTTATCCTTCCCAATTTATGAAAATTGAAGATATATTTGATCCTTCTCAATATATATATTCTGTAGGATTCGGATTTAGGCTAACAATACCTATATTCAACATAAGATTCTATGTTGCTAAGAGATTCGTTTATAACAAAAATGATGTTGGTTTTGGTAAGGGTCTTCAGGACTTTGAAGGGGATACTTTCACGCCTCTTGGTGCTTGGCTTGGAAGAGGATGGGGAATTGCATTTACTATGAATCACCCATTCTATTAA